The region AAAGTCCGAAACAATCAAGTTCATATGACCACTCTTTTCCGCAGTCATGATTTCGCAGGAGCCTATCCTGCAAACCTTTACGGTCTTTCACAGCTTCTAAAGTATGTGGCACAGAATGCCGGTTATGATACAGGTACGATTACAACGATCAGTGTATCTGCACATATCTATGAACATGACTGGGATCGCATTGAAAAGATTGTAACAGGAGTGTGCTAAATGAGGGTAAAAATAAGTCGTACCAGTGTGGAGGGTGAAGTTTTTGCACCTCCCTCAAAAAGTTACACGCACAGGGCAATAACCATTGGTTCCCTGTCTGAGAAGTGTGTTGTTCGCAGGCCACTTATTTCGGAAGATACCAAGGCCACGATTCATGCATGTAAAATGCTTGGTGCACAGATTAACGAGGAGAAAGGAGACCTTTTTATTGAGGGAGTGAAGGGCAAACCTCACATTCCTGAAGATGTAATTGATGTGGGTAATTCGGGTACAACACTGCGTTTCATGACTGCTGTGGCATCCCTTGTGGACGGTGTATCGATTCTTACGGGTGACAACTCCCTGCGAACCAGGCCAAACGGACCCCTTATTGAAGTTTTGCATGACCTGGGTGTGGAAGTAATATCCACTTTGAATAATGGTTGTGCTCCCCTTGTAGTAAAAGGGGGATTGAAAGGAGCAATAGCCAAGATAGATGGGTCCATCAGTTCCCAATTCATCTCCGCACTTTTGATAGCATGTCCGCTCACAAGCAAGAGTACTACACTTTCAATAAAGGGTGAGCTTCGTTCAAAACCCTATGTCAATGTCACTCTCGAAATACTGCGTGAAGCCGGAGCTGAAATATTTGAAGATAGTAACCATAATATCAAATTCATCATCCCTCCCAATCAGGATTACAATTTAAGGGATTACCTGGTTCCAGGAGACTTTTCTTCTGCATCATATTTACTGGCCGCTGCCGCAATGACCGGCTCCAGGGTAGTTGTGAAGAACATGTTCCCCTCCCAGCAGGGGGATATGGCTATAATTGGTATACTCAAGCAAATGGGGGCAGGAATATCCTGGGATAAGGATAATGGTCGGGTCACGGTTAACGGACGTGATCTTAAAGGTGTACGGGTGGATGCTGCAGCAACGCCGGACCTTGTGCCAACCATAGCCGTTCTGGGTGCTGTTGCTGAAGGACAAACTGTGATAGAGAATGCCGAGCATGTCAGGTATAAGGAAACTGACAGGCTACATGCCATGGCTGTAGAACTCAAGAAGATGGGTGTTTCTGTGAAGGAAGATCAGGACAAACTGACAATAAAAGGAGGTAAACTTAAAGGAAGTGAACTGCACGGCTGGCATGATCATCGTATCGTAATGGCACTTACGATTGCGGGTATGGTTGCGGGTGATACAACGGTGGATACGGCAGAATCAATATTCATTTCTTATCCCAATTTCTTTGATGATGTCAGATCTCTGGGTGCTGATGTTGTTGTGAATAAACAGTGATTGTGACCATGAGGTATGATGTTGCAGTGGTGGGAGCCGGGCCTGTGGGTTCGGTTGCCGCAAGACATGCTGCTCTACACGGGGCAAAGGTTGCTCTTCTTGAGGAACATGCAACTGTCGGAAGTCCGGTCCAGTGTGCAGGCCTTTTAAGCGTTCGAGCCATGGATGAGTGTGATATAAGTCCCACTGACCCTTCAGTTATTAACAGCGTCAGGGGTGCTTTTGTGCATTCCCCAGGAGGGACCTGCCTTCCGGTAGATGGTGGGCGTACCCGTGCTTTTGTGGTATCACGTAAGATGTTTGACAGGAAACTGGCAGCATTGGCAACGTCTGAAGGTGTGCATATTTTCCTGAATTCAAAAGTTGTTGCAATAGATAACAATTCAGGCTTTAAAAGGTTGCACGTCCAAAGAGCAGGTAAATCTGAGATGATCGAAGCCTCTGTGGTCATAGGTGCAGATGGTGTACGTCATGGTGTGGCTTCCATGGTGGGTCTGCCGGCACCATCACGGATCATGTCCGGAATCCAGTTTGAAGTTCAAATGGAAACGATTCGCCAGGACTTTGTGGAGCTTTTCGTGGGTGCCTGTGCGCCCGGTTTTTTTGCATGGGCAATTCCTTTGTCAGACGGTACTGTAAGGCTTGGACTTGCAACCGATAATCTGGAAAGTCGTGATTCTCTGTCATATCTCTGTGAACTTAAAAGAAATCTTTCAAAAGTAGGGCGTGCAGTAGACGGTATGCTGGATTTTGTAGTGGGAGGCATTCCTATAGGTGTTGCAGACAGGACCTTTTCTGACGGTGTACTGATCTGCGGTGATGCAGCAGGCCAGGTAAAACCAACATCTGGAGGTGGTGTTTATACAGGAGCGGTCTGTGCAAAGATAGCAGGTGAAGTTGCTGCAAAAGCAGCATTTGAAAAAAATACTTCCAAATCCCGGCTGGAAGAATATGAAATTCGCTGGAAACAGGCTCTGGGAAAAGAGCTAAATCTGGGAATGAAAGCGCACGATTTCGTTGGTAATTTGTCAGATGAACAGTTCAATGAATTATTTTCATCCCTGACAGAACCGAATGTCATCTCATTAATTGAAAAGTATGGGGATATGGATCAGCCTTCCATATTATTGCGTAAATTCCTGAACCCTTTAAATTCCAGGCACCTTAAAGGTTTTTTTGTAGTTTTTTTGAAAACCCTGCTGTGAATTCAGTATATACTGACCCCTTTTACACTTTTTATGCTAAGGATTTCATTTACAGTGTCCCCTGATACCTTTGAATCAGTGATGATTGTCATTTTAGCCTGATCGGTAAAATATGGATCATCTGAAACTGCTTGCCTGATACTGATACCGTGGGAGGCGATCACACCTGATACTTCTGAAAGAATACCTACTGTTGCCGCATCCTCAGGTGTAATAATTATTACACCAAGTCCCAGTGCAGGAGCCACATCCCTTAAGAAGGGGATCGAACGCACATTTTCGAATATGTTTCTAAGGGTTTCATCTTCAAGTATTGTGTTGGTAGTTGCATCTACTATCCTACGGTCCACACCTGCCTCTTTTGCGAGTTGGGTATGTGCAATATCTATCTTGCCGGAGGTCACTTTCCCGTCCTCTCTTACCTGAAAACCTCTTTCAAATAAAATTTTTAGTACCTTTTGTTGGGCAGGATGTTTTTCAAACTTTTCAAGTAACATTTTCCACATACAGATCACTATTCATTCAAATTATAAATAGAATTAAGTTCTTTCATAATTTGTTGTCTCTTGCAATGTGTATGTGGTCACTTCTTATTTTGTTTTTCTATGTAGGAAGAAAGACATTTTAAGGATAAAGTCCATCTTAATACAACCTGATTTGATCGGTTAAATGTGCTTTTTACGAATAAACAAATCCCTTTTAGGGGTTATACGCAAATATTTTACAATGTCCAATTGTTAAAAATACGGAATTAAGATTATCATATTTGTGTGGAAGGAGGTATTTTGTGAAGGTATACAAAGATTATGGAGATCTGCCAAAAATCAAGCTTCCTCTTGATCAGGAGGTTTGTATCAGTGATAGTACCATAAGAGATGGAGCCCAAATGCCGGGAATTGTCTTAAAAAGCGGCCACAAGGTTCGAATTTATGACTATCTGCACGAGATCGGCATTGAAAAACTGGAAACGTTCGTTTATAATGAACGAGATCGCAAAGCCATTGAGCTCATGCTTGACAGGGGATATGAAGTACCTGAGGTAACGGGCTGGGCACGTGCAAAAACTGAAGACATAGATCAGGTACTGCAGATTGATGGTCTCAATGAAACCGGGATATTGATGTCTGTCTCAGATGTCCACATTCTGGAAAAGATGGGATTGCCCAGCAGAGAAGCTGCCGAAGAAAGATACCTTGAAGCCCTTCAGTATGCAGTAGACCATGGCCTTGCTACCCGTGCTCATGTGGAAGATATGACCCGTGCAGATAATTATGGTTTTGTTTATCCAATGATTGAGAAGATAATGGAAATTGACCCGGAATGTACCATAAGGATATGTGACACTATCGGCTATGGCATACCTTTTGATGGAGTGGACGAACCCTATGGTATTCCCTCAATTACCAAATATCTCAAAGATGAGATTGGTGTCAAGAACATTGAAAGCCACTGTCATGATGATTTTGGTTTTGGTTTTGCAAATTCTATGGCAGCTTACTGGTATGGTGCCAACTGGTCCAATGTAACATTTATGGGTATAGGTGAAAGGGCCGGAAATGCTGAAATGGAAAAATTACTTTTGTTCTTGAATCAACGTGTGGAAGGCTTTGAGAAATATAATCTGGATATAATAACTGAATTCTCTGAATTCATGCAAAAAGAAATAGGCATACGTGTACCTCGTAATAAAGCCGTGGTTGGTAAGAATGTATTCTCTCACGAGTCAGGTATACATGCTGCTGGAGCTATTAAGAATCCTTTCACATATGAACCATATCCTCCGGAGGTTGTGGGTGGAGAACGTATATTCCTTATCGGTGATTCTTCAGGTACCGAGGTATTGAGGTATAAGATTCAGGAGACCCTGAGGGAATTGCTTGAGGTACAGATCACTGTGGAGAAGAGGGACCCCAGGCTAAAATCCATACAGAAGGATATCCAGGCACTCTATGACAATGAAAAGCGTGTATCCTGTATCTCTGATGAGGAAATTCAGGGTTATGTCGAGAAATACTTCCTGTTTGAACCAGTTGTAGAAAAGAACATGAGCAGGGAAAGCGAGTATTCAGGTGAGTATGTGCCTGATCCGCTTTCAAGAAAGAAGAAGAAGGATGTATAAGGTAATTATTCACCTTATACATATTTACTGTTTTTACTGAATTTTGTTGACAATAGCATCTGTCATTTCACTGAGTTTTGCACTGCCACCCATATCATAAGTTACATATTTGCCTTCGGAAATGACTTCTTCGGTTGCTTTGAAAATAGCATTTGCATTGTCTTTTTCTCCGAGATAGTCAAGCATCCAGGCACCGGCAAGAATTGTTGCAACAGGATTCACTTTATCTTCTCCTGCGTATTTTGGTGCTGAACCGTGTGCAGGTTCAAACATAGCAAAATTATCTCCGATGTTTGCGGAATATATCAGGCCTATACTTCCAATAAGAGCGGAGCATTCTTCGCTGATTACATCCATGAATAGATTAGTGGAAAGTAAGACTTTCTTGTTGAATAGTTGCGGGTTCTTAATAAGTTGCTGGGCTATGTTGTCGATGTGGTATTCCCAGATGTCAATATCGGGATATTGTTTTCCTATATTCTCGACTTCTTCTATGAAAGTCCCGCATGTCTGTTTGAGGATGTTGCTCTTGTGGATTGGAACGACTGTATCATACCCGCGCTTCTTTGCTTCTTCAAAGGCGTACCTGGCAATGTTACGGCAGGCCGGCCGGGTAATCTTACGCAGTGCAATATACACATCATCCGTCAGTTTTACTTCTTCACCTATGTACATTCCTTCCGTTCCTTCACGTACGCAGATAAAGTCAACATCACCAAGGGGTGTATTTGTGTTGGGGAATGTTTTTGTAGGCCGGACATTTGCGTAAAGATTGTATTTCTGCCTGATTGATACTGCGACACTTTTTGGAGAACCTGCACCTCCGGGTGTGGTAGTTGGTCCTTTGAAGCAAGCATGGGAATTTCCCAGAATTTCCCATGTCTTATCAGGGATAAGGGTGCTTCCTCCATTTTCTTCCCACCATGTAGCACCGGCTTCACAGGTTACAAACTCCACATCCGTGCCTGCTGCCTTTGCGACTTTTAACATGGCATCGACAAGTTCCGGCCCGACTCCGTCTCCTTTAATAACTGCTGCAGTTTTACTCATTTTAATCACTTCTGTAGTTGCTTATGTTAATAAGGCTAGGTGTGCCTCTGTAATGGTTCCATCATATATATGCTATCTGCCTGCAGGAATATATTAAAGAGAGATTAAGGTCTTGTCATCTTCTCACTTATTCTTATATCACAGGGAAGCATAATTCCATTTATGCCCTCAAATATTCCTATCACCGATGAACATATCCATATCGATCCCAGGGCAAAGGGAATTGAAGCCGTAAAGCAATTCC is a window of Methanohalophilus mahii DSM 5219 DNA encoding:
- the aroA gene encoding 3-phosphoshikimate 1-carboxyvinyltransferase, with the translated sequence MRVKISRTSVEGEVFAPPSKSYTHRAITIGSLSEKCVVRRPLISEDTKATIHACKMLGAQINEEKGDLFIEGVKGKPHIPEDVIDVGNSGTTLRFMTAVASLVDGVSILTGDNSLRTRPNGPLIEVLHDLGVEVISTLNNGCAPLVVKGGLKGAIAKIDGSISSQFISALLIACPLTSKSTTLSIKGELRSKPYVNVTLEILREAGAEIFEDSNHNIKFIIPPNQDYNLRDYLVPGDFSSASYLLAAAAMTGSRVVVKNMFPSQQGDMAIIGILKQMGAGISWDKDNGRVTVNGRDLKGVRVDAAATPDLVPTIAVLGAVAEGQTVIENAEHVRYKETDRLHAMAVELKKMGVSVKEDQDKLTIKGGKLKGSELHGWHDHRIVMALTIAGMVAGDTTVDTAESIFISYPNFFDDVRSLGADVVVNKQ
- a CDS encoding NAD(P)/FAD-dependent oxidoreductase, with protein sequence MRYDVAVVGAGPVGSVAARHAALHGAKVALLEEHATVGSPVQCAGLLSVRAMDECDISPTDPSVINSVRGAFVHSPGGTCLPVDGGRTRAFVVSRKMFDRKLAALATSEGVHIFLNSKVVAIDNNSGFKRLHVQRAGKSEMIEASVVIGADGVRHGVASMVGLPAPSRIMSGIQFEVQMETIRQDFVELFVGACAPGFFAWAIPLSDGTVRLGLATDNLESRDSLSYLCELKRNLSKVGRAVDGMLDFVVGGIPIGVADRTFSDGVLICGDAAGQVKPTSGGGVYTGAVCAKIAGEVAAKAAFEKNTSKSRLEEYEIRWKQALGKELNLGMKAHDFVGNLSDEQFNELFSSLTEPNVISLIEKYGDMDQPSILLRKFLNPLNSRHLKGFFVVFLKTLL
- a CDS encoding amino acid-binding protein, which encodes MWKMLLEKFEKHPAQQKVLKILFERGFQVREDGKVTSGKIDIAHTQLAKEAGVDRRIVDATTNTILEDETLRNIFENVRSIPFLRDVAPALGLGVIIITPEDAATVGILSEVSGVIASHGISIRQAVSDDPYFTDQAKMTIITDSKVSGDTVNEILSIKSVKGVSIY
- a CDS encoding homocitrate synthase/isopropylmalate synthase family protein, encoding MKVYKDYGDLPKIKLPLDQEVCISDSTIRDGAQMPGIVLKSGHKVRIYDYLHEIGIEKLETFVYNERDRKAIELMLDRGYEVPEVTGWARAKTEDIDQVLQIDGLNETGILMSVSDVHILEKMGLPSREAAEERYLEALQYAVDHGLATRAHVEDMTRADNYGFVYPMIEKIMEIDPECTIRICDTIGYGIPFDGVDEPYGIPSITKYLKDEIGVKNIESHCHDDFGFGFANSMAAYWYGANWSNVTFMGIGERAGNAEMEKLLLFLNQRVEGFEKYNLDIITEFSEFMQKEIGIRVPRNKAVVGKNVFSHESGIHAAGAIKNPFTYEPYPPEVVGGERIFLIGDSSGTEVLRYKIQETLRELLEVQITVEKRDPRLKSIQKDIQALYDNEKRVSCISDEEIQGYVEKYFLFEPVVEKNMSRESEYSGEYVPDPLSRKKKKDV
- a CDS encoding isocitrate/isopropylmalate dehydrogenase family protein, translating into MSKTAAVIKGDGVGPELVDAMLKVAKAAGTDVEFVTCEAGATWWEENGGSTLIPDKTWEILGNSHACFKGPTTTPGGAGSPKSVAVSIRQKYNLYANVRPTKTFPNTNTPLGDVDFICVREGTEGMYIGEEVKLTDDVYIALRKITRPACRNIARYAFEEAKKRGYDTVVPIHKSNILKQTCGTFIEEVENIGKQYPDIDIWEYHIDNIAQQLIKNPQLFNKKVLLSTNLFMDVISEECSALIGSIGLIYSANIGDNFAMFEPAHGSAPKYAGEDKVNPVATILAGAWMLDYLGEKDNANAIFKATEEVISEGKYVTYDMGGSAKLSEMTDAIVNKIQ